From the Flavobacteriales bacterium genome, one window contains:
- a CDS encoding sigma-70 family RNA polymerase sigma factor: MNDEQLIRECLEGRPGAQKALYDRFSRKMMGVCLRYSASYEEAQDILQDGFVKVFEKLKSFNGMGSFEGWVRRIFVNTALDAYRKSKQERQMQDIDDVGYALSSGHDIVSDISAEDLLKILQKIPAGYRMVFNLYVIEGYSHKEIGDQLGITESTSKSQFSRARSYLMTILEKQNMI; the protein is encoded by the coding sequence ATGAATGATGAACAGCTGATCCGTGAATGTCTCGAAGGCAGGCCGGGAGCCCAAAAAGCTCTTTACGACCGGTTTTCGCGTAAAATGATGGGTGTTTGCTTAAGATACTCAGCAAGTTACGAAGAGGCGCAGGACATCCTTCAGGATGGTTTCGTTAAGGTTTTTGAGAAATTAAAGTCCTTTAACGGTATGGGTTCTTTTGAAGGTTGGGTAAGGCGGATTTTTGTTAATACGGCTTTGGATGCGTATCGGAAGTCGAAACAGGAACGCCAAATGCAGGATATAGATGATGTAGGTTATGCACTTTCATCGGGGCACGACATTGTATCTGATATTTCAGCTGAAGATTTACTTAAAATTCTTCAGAAGATTCCCGCAGGATACCGGATGGTTTTCAATTTATATGTGATTGAAGGATACAGTCACAAAGAAATCGGAGATCAGCTGGGAATTACCGAAAGCACTTCAAAGAGTCAATTTTCGAGAGCTAGAAGTTATCTGATGACTATTCTCGAAAAACAAAACATGATATAA
- a CDS encoding TlpA family protein disulfide reductase yields MRTTSLYLFVFSAMLMACGVASVQEEKHGVSGKDKFLSVGEWKMNMQLSATDFLPFRFNLLEENNKYYAEVVNGTEKIKSLELSLNGDSIFFRLPIFDSEFRLKRMDQGTLVGAWYNYTRCCNYHIDVSAKFGSEERFVLPESLSEDPADFNGKWKVIFSPGTDDQYDAVGLFEQKNNRISGTFLTETGDYRFLEGNVFGNRMLLSCFDGSHAFLFDARLNAEQQLSGKFFSGKHWQEPWTANRNAAFELANPDSLTYIKPGYSGLNFAFPNLKGETVSFPSDNYTNKVVIVQLMGSWCPNCMDETAFLKDLYNEYHAQGLEIISLCYERSENFEESVRNVSNHKNHLGANWQFLIAGSASKEKAAKTLPMLNHVMSFPTSIFIDKNGKVRKIHTGFYGPGTGDYFTRYSELNRNFVEKLLAE; encoded by the coding sequence ATGCGTACTACATCTCTCTACCTGTTTGTTTTTTCGGCCATGTTAATGGCTTGTGGTGTTGCTTCGGTTCAGGAAGAAAAACACGGGGTATCCGGTAAGGATAAATTTCTTTCGGTTGGCGAATGGAAAATGAATATGCAATTAAGTGCAACCGACTTTCTTCCGTTTCGTTTTAATCTCCTGGAAGAAAACAATAAATATTATGCTGAGGTTGTAAACGGAACAGAAAAAATAAAAAGTCTGGAATTAAGCCTAAACGGCGATTCGATTTTTTTCCGGTTACCCATTTTCGATAGTGAATTTCGTTTAAAACGCATGGATCAGGGAACACTGGTAGGTGCCTGGTACAATTACACGCGTTGTTGCAATTATCATATTGATGTTTCAGCCAAATTCGGTAGTGAAGAGCGATTTGTTTTGCCTGAATCACTATCCGAAGATCCTGCTGATTTTAATGGAAAATGGAAAGTAATTTTTAGTCCGGGTACCGACGATCAATACGATGCTGTTGGATTGTTTGAGCAGAAAAACAATCGCATCAGCGGTACTTTTCTCACCGAAACCGGTGATTACCGATTCCTCGAAGGAAATGTATTTGGCAACCGAATGTTGCTCTCCTGTTTCGATGGCAGCCATGCTTTTTTATTTGATGCGCGTTTAAATGCAGAACAACAATTAAGCGGAAAATTCTTCTCCGGAAAACACTGGCAGGAACCCTGGACCGCGAATAGAAATGCAGCATTTGAATTGGCAAATCCTGACTCTTTAACCTACATCAAACCGGGTTACAGCGGATTAAATTTTGCATTTCCCAATCTTAAAGGCGAAACGGTTTCTTTCCCTTCCGACAACTACACCAATAAAGTGGTTATCGTTCAACTAATGGGATCCTGGTGTCCGAATTGCATGGACGAAACCGCCTTTTTAAAAGATCTCTACAATGAATACCATGCACAGGGTCTGGAAATTATTTCGCTGTGTTATGAGCGCTCCGAAAACTTTGAGGAATCCGTTCGAAATGTGTCCAATCATAAAAATCACCTGGGTGCCAATTGGCAATTTCTTATTGCGGGATCTGCCAGTAAAGAAAAAGCTGCAAAAACACTCCCAATGTTGAATCATGTGATGTCCTTTCCAACCTCTATTTTCATCGATAAAAACGGGAAAGTGCGCAAAATACACACCGGGTTTTACGGGCCGGGCACAGGCGATTATTTTACCCGTTATTCGGAATTGAACAGAAACTTTGTAGAAAAGCTCTTGGCTGAATAA
- a CDS encoding M28 family peptidase, translating into MKSLFTFCSFLLLIHCVKAQQKIDSTALKYSAFINKEDLSKHLHVLASDEYEGRETGKAGQKKAAAYIAAQFKALGIPAVIGQSYFQSYNVVEQAPNGEISIRGKSYEFIRDFYYFPGFSDTVIKSNKILLLGYGIDDPIYSDYTGAEVKGKILLLMDGEPMDKKGKSLITKSKKLSVWSSDQKKKIQLAKSKGAAAVIVLKNNYSLNLDYYRHYIEKPSMMLEMDTVDSDYKAQKRRLHTFYFNEDLAPVFLGDKSLAAIRTQIAKTKKTVRMELNCEIEIKIDRDNEVLSAENVLAYIEGTDKKDELVIITAHYDHIGMEGDKVFNGADDDGSGTVALLELAEAFQAAAKAGKRPRRSILIMMVSGEEKGLLGSYYYSEYPVFPLAKTVVDLNIDMIGRLDKDHENNPNYIYLIGSNILSDDLHAVSEKANELYTGLQLDYKYNDLKDPNRFYYRSDHYNFAKKNIPVIFYFNGVHEDYHQATDDVEKIDFLKMEKITRLVFFTAWEIANREERIQLKTP; encoded by the coding sequence ATGAAAAGCTTATTCACATTTTGTTCATTTCTTTTGTTGATTCATTGTGTAAAAGCACAACAAAAGATTGATAGTACGGCACTTAAATATTCGGCCTTCATTAACAAAGAAGACTTGTCGAAACACCTCCATGTTTTAGCTTCGGATGAATATGAGGGTAGAGAAACAGGTAAAGCGGGACAAAAAAAGGCAGCCGCTTATATTGCTGCTCAATTTAAGGCATTGGGGATTCCGGCTGTAATTGGACAATCCTATTTTCAGTCGTACAACGTAGTGGAGCAAGCCCCAAACGGAGAAATTTCCATTCGCGGAAAATCCTATGAATTTATTCGCGACTTCTATTATTTCCCCGGCTTTAGTGATACGGTGATTAAAAGCAATAAAATTCTGCTCTTAGGTTATGGTATCGATGATCCTATTTATTCAGATTATACAGGGGCAGAAGTAAAAGGAAAAATTCTGCTTTTAATGGATGGTGAGCCAATGGATAAAAAAGGAAAATCCCTGATCACCAAATCCAAAAAATTATCCGTGTGGAGTTCCGATCAAAAGAAAAAAATTCAACTGGCAAAATCGAAAGGTGCAGCAGCAGTGATTGTATTAAAGAATAATTATTCTCTAAATCTCGATTATTACCGACACTATATAGAAAAGCCATCCATGATGCTGGAGATGGATACGGTAGATTCCGATTATAAAGCACAGAAGCGTCGATTACACACGTTTTATTTTAATGAAGATTTAGCTCCTGTTTTTTTAGGCGATAAATCGCTCGCTGCTATTCGTACGCAAATTGCCAAAACTAAAAAGACAGTGCGAATGGAGTTGAATTGCGAGATTGAAATAAAAATTGATCGCGACAATGAAGTGCTGAGCGCAGAAAATGTGCTGGCTTATATTGAAGGTACCGATAAGAAAGATGAGTTGGTTATTATTACTGCACATTACGATCATATCGGCATGGAAGGAGATAAGGTCTTTAACGGAGCAGATGATGATGGTTCCGGAACCGTTGCACTGCTGGAATTGGCAGAAGCTTTTCAAGCGGCAGCAAAGGCAGGAAAGCGACCAAGAAGATCTATTCTGATTATGATGGTGTCGGGTGAGGAAAAAGGATTGCTGGGCTCTTATTATTATTCTGAATATCCCGTTTTCCCATTGGCAAAAACAGTGGTGGATTTAAATATAGATATGATAGGCCGTTTGGATAAGGATCATGAAAACAATCCCAACTATATTTATTTAATCGGATCAAATATTTTGAGCGACGACCTTCACGCGGTGAGTGAAAAGGCCAATGAATTGTATACCGGATTGCAACTGGATTACAAATACAATGACCTGAAAGATCCCAATCGTTTTTACTATCGTTCCGACCACTACAATTTTGCCAAAAAGAATATTCCGGTGATTTTCTACTTTAACGGCGTGCATGAAGACTACCATCAGGCCACGGATGATGTGGAGAAAATAGATTTCCTTAAAATGGAGAAAATTACGCGTCTGGTTTTCTTTACTGCCTGGGAAATTGCGAATCGGGAAGAGCGGATTCAGTTAAAAACGCCCTAA
- a CDS encoding gliding motility-associated C-terminal domain-containing protein yields the protein MEKNTNIEDLFRDKLNSLEADPGPGVWESLQSQIGQSSTVSSVAGSTSVWSTKGILLVSGISVLGGLGLGYFISSNNSEAAKENNPKTETVAIENTNPVTESNESPITFTETDHTSSIILETKPQKPGESPQKVKITVKNDNKGESIANFFMTPSAKKEQLMQNPAVVTNDKSSENNKSTSANPIATDTKKENSVVQVKEEKLVENHVVALIKASTTGGPAPLYVEFSNESSAENLEWNFGDGEISKEANPLHKFEEPGSYTVSVVVKDQKGNRSTDQITIVVREGSSIKNPNVFSPNGDGRNDYFEFETKNITALTVQVIEIKSGRVLFETDDVNFKWDGRDKSGTKVDPGVYMYQFRAIDKSGKEYKGASQLTINY from the coding sequence GTGGAAAAGAATACGAACATAGAAGATCTCTTCAGAGATAAATTAAACAGCCTAGAAGCCGATCCGGGTCCTGGTGTTTGGGAGTCGCTGCAGTCGCAAATCGGGCAGTCCTCTACGGTTTCTTCCGTAGCAGGCAGCACGAGTGTTTGGTCAACAAAAGGAATACTTTTGGTTTCCGGAATATCGGTACTTGGTGGCTTAGGACTGGGATATTTCATTTCATCCAATAACAGCGAAGCGGCGAAAGAAAACAATCCTAAAACGGAAACAGTTGCCATTGAAAATACCAATCCGGTAACAGAGAGTAACGAATCGCCGATTACGTTTACCGAAACGGATCATACATCTTCCATCATTTTAGAAACAAAACCCCAAAAACCGGGAGAAAGTCCGCAAAAGGTGAAAATCACGGTTAAAAACGATAATAAAGGGGAATCCATTGCTAATTTTTTCATGACGCCAAGCGCCAAGAAAGAACAGCTGATGCAAAACCCTGCCGTAGTTACAAACGACAAATCTTCCGAAAACAACAAAAGCACTTCTGCTAACCCTATTGCAACCGACACGAAAAAGGAGAATTCAGTTGTACAGGTAAAAGAAGAAAAGCTGGTAGAAAACCACGTGGTTGCTTTGATTAAGGCAAGTACTACGGGTGGACCTGCCCCATTATATGTTGAATTCAGCAATGAATCGTCCGCAGAAAATCTCGAATGGAATTTTGGTGATGGAGAAATCTCTAAAGAAGCTAATCCGCTGCACAAATTCGAAGAGCCCGGTTCATATACCGTATCGGTGGTGGTAAAAGATCAAAAAGGAAACCGGTCAACCGATCAAATTACCATTGTAGTACGCGAAGGATCATCCATTAAAAATCCAAATGTTTTTTCACCGAATGGTGATGGAAGAAATGATTATTTCGAGTTTGAAACCAAAAATATTACAGCGCTAACCGTTCAGGTGATTGAAATAAAATCCGGACGTGTATTGTTTGAAACAGATGATGTAAACTTTAAATGGGATGGTCGCGATAAAAGCGGCACGAAGGTGGATCCGGGGGTTTACATGTACCAGTTCCGGGCCATTGATAAATCCGGTAAAGAATACAAAGGCGCGAGTCAGCTGACCATTAACTATTAA
- a CDS encoding ferritin: MLPKKVESALNQQIEIEAQSSQFYLAMASWAECNGFPGVAEFLYMHSDEERMHMLKLVKYVNERGGHAVVPALSQPPKTFKDISTIFEKLLSHEIMVSSEINKVVDVCLKEKDYSTHNFMQWYVSEQIEEESLARTIMDKIKMIGSDKGGLYLFDRDILTIRAQTTANAKGNA; the protein is encoded by the coding sequence ATGCTTCCTAAAAAAGTTGAATCAGCGCTGAATCAGCAAATCGAAATAGAGGCACAGTCCTCTCAGTTTTACCTGGCCATGGCATCCTGGGCCGAGTGCAATGGATTTCCGGGCGTAGCCGAGTTTTTGTATATGCATTCGGACGAAGAGCGTATGCACATGCTTAAGCTGGTGAAATATGTAAATGAACGTGGTGGACACGCCGTTGTTCCTGCCTTGAGTCAGCCCCCAAAAACATTTAAAGATATCAGCACCATTTTCGAAAAACTGTTATCGCACGAAATCATGGTTTCTTCAGAGATCAACAAAGTGGTGGATGTTTGCTTAAAGGAAAAAGACTACTCCACACACAACTTTATGCAGTGGTATGTTTCTGAACAAATCGAAGAAGAATCGCTGGCCAGAACCATTATGGATAAAATTAAAATGATTGGTTCAGATAAAGGCGGATTATATCTTTTCGACCGCGATATTTTAACCATACGCGCTCAAACTACAGCGAACGCTAAAGGAAATGCCTAA
- the rpiB gene encoding ribose 5-phosphate isomerase B: protein MKTIAIGCDHAGFQLKTKLIDHLRANGYSVEDKGTYSEESTDYPDYAHAVSKAVENNEVDLGILLCGSGNGISMAANKHQGIRAALCWMPEIASLARLHNNANVLSIPARYVSDEQAIEILDTFLNTSFEGGRHERRVNKIACS, encoded by the coding sequence ATGAAAACAATTGCTATAGGCTGCGATCATGCCGGATTTCAATTAAAAACGAAATTAATTGACCATTTACGGGCGAATGGTTATTCCGTGGAAGACAAAGGAACCTATTCCGAAGAAAGCACAGATTATCCGGATTATGCCCACGCAGTTTCTAAAGCGGTTGAAAATAATGAAGTTGATCTCGGAATTTTACTCTGTGGTAGCGGAAACGGAATCAGCATGGCTGCTAACAAACACCAGGGAATTCGCGCTGCATTATGCTGGATGCCGGAAATTGCAAGTCTTGCCCGTTTACATAATAATGCCAATGTGCTTTCGATCCCCGCAAGGTATGTTAGTGACGAACAAGCGATTGAGATTTTGGATACATTTTTGAATACTTCATTTGAGGGCGGTCGACATGAACGCCGCGTTAACAAGATTGCTTGCAGTTAA